A genome region from Candidatus Zixiibacteriota bacterium includes the following:
- a CDS encoding tetratricopeptide repeat protein has protein sequence MTKGLVVLLMSAVAVGSVAAPPKGRKLPESAYIKTAKIEFSYHTKERNANAVYMLDSLFMHYGPHSEGLYLMCLIQDDYAKTTADLKAKREPISKLVAYRDSLRIACASKEVKAKYKGDCDKASVIDSLIVLNWRNLYNDGVGQLNRIEEDLKAKESESDSTTIAFYQKKIDAQMDSCIDNMTLAVILDSTNYLPYVALGTVYEYKGDNESGVKWLTKAMVNAKERDKLASEVAYSYIRSGKYCEAAPYLRESMVNAPKDTTLVVTLYNLAACFNNCRQYDSAVAVYRELLAIAPANGDALVGMGRYYNQIGRTATDSVRAADEAKNTEAAKRWTDARNSAFDSSYVYFKRAFDASPKDVDAAGQYGLIAYIRNDFKEALAAFTRLTELEPQNAEHFTSVGDCYLNLKDWKNAAGAYEKVVALEPDNKQIWQRLADLYQQLGMKDKQALAEAKGK, from the coding sequence ATGACCAAAGGGCTTGTGGTGCTGTTGATGAGCGCTGTTGCGGTCGGCAGTGTCGCTGCGCCCCCAAAGGGGCGCAAACTCCCCGAAAGCGCTTACATCAAGACGGCCAAGATCGAGTTCTCGTACCACACCAAAGAGCGGAACGCCAACGCTGTCTATATGCTGGACTCTCTGTTCATGCACTATGGCCCGCATTCTGAAGGCCTGTACCTGATGTGCCTCATTCAGGATGACTATGCCAAGACCACAGCCGATCTGAAAGCCAAACGGGAACCAATCAGCAAGCTGGTTGCCTACCGGGATTCTCTTCGGATAGCTTGCGCCAGCAAAGAAGTCAAGGCCAAGTACAAGGGTGATTGCGACAAGGCCAGCGTGATCGACTCACTCATAGTGCTTAACTGGCGCAATCTGTACAACGATGGTGTTGGCCAGCTCAATCGGATCGAAGAGGACCTGAAGGCTAAAGAGTCAGAGTCCGACAGCACTACTATCGCGTTCTATCAGAAGAAGATCGATGCCCAGATGGATTCCTGTATCGACAACATGACCCTGGCGGTCATACTGGACTCCACCAACTATCTGCCGTATGTTGCGCTTGGGACTGTCTACGAATACAAGGGGGACAACGAGTCCGGTGTGAAATGGCTGACCAAGGCCATGGTGAACGCCAAAGAGCGGGACAAACTGGCCTCGGAGGTCGCCTACTCCTACATTCGCTCAGGGAAATACTGTGAAGCAGCACCGTACCTTCGGGAATCGATGGTCAACGCCCCTAAGGATACGACACTGGTCGTGACGCTCTACAACCTGGCTGCCTGTTTCAACAACTGCCGGCAGTATGACTCGGCGGTTGCAGTGTACCGCGAACTGCTGGCGATCGCACCGGCTAACGGCGATGCCCTGGTCGGCATGGGGCGCTATTACAATCAGATTGGCCGCACTGCGACTGATTCGGTCCGCGCGGCTGATGAGGCCAAGAACACCGAGGCGGCCAAACGATGGACTGATGCCCGCAACAGCGCCTTCGACTCTTCTTATGTTTATTTCAAACGGGCGTTCGATGCCAGTCCTAAGGATGTCGATGCGGCCGGGCAGTATGGTCTGATCGCTTACATCCGCAACGACTTCAAAGAGGCGCTTGCGGCGTTCACCCGGCTTACCGAGCTCGAACCCCAGAACGCCGAGCATTTCACCTCAGTGGGCGACTGCTATCTGAACTTGAAAGACTGGAAGAATGCCGCCGGCGCCTACGAGAAGGTGGTGGCGTTGGAGCCGGACAACAAACAGATCTGGCAGCGCCTGGCGGACCTATATCAGCAACTCGGGATGAAAGATAAGCAGGCCCTGGCCGAAGCCAAGGGCAAGTAG
- a CDS encoding DUF4139 domain-containing protein yields MKRGFVPGFAAVAVPLVAVALGGGALADDLTVTVYNSNLGVVSESRQLQFKKGVDQIQFRDVPSQIDASSVRFEVLKSGSSVTILEQNYAYDLVSPDQMYNKYIDKEIELIDKEGKLYTGTLLASSGGAVTLRNKEGKVKIVLLGNVTEVNFPALPEGLITRPTLFWKYQSNTEGAIPCRVGYQTSGLNWSAEYVGVLDKTETKLGLSGWSSITNNSGKTYTDAKLRLIAGDISRIRPEREFRMLTSKAAPMADGAAGFEEKAFFEYHMYTLPRKATVSDREIKQIALFEPATATVQKEYLFQPEQNPDQVKVAVKFKNSQQAGLGMPLPGGRVRVFKADDDGSLVLLGEDQIDHTPKDEELDVKVGYAFDISAEERLVNQTRASSTVEDRDYEDELRNHKSEAVNIKVEKKLWGIWEVTKANFEYKKKDAQTLVFSVPVKPNDTTIVRYSVRFTNR; encoded by the coding sequence ATGAAACGAGGGTTTGTTCCGGGTTTTGCTGCTGTCGCCGTGCCTCTGGTAGCAGTGGCTTTGGGCGGAGGGGCGTTGGCCGACGATCTCACCGTCACCGTGTATAACAGCAACCTCGGCGTTGTCAGCGAATCCCGACAGCTTCAATTCAAAAAGGGGGTGGATCAGATACAGTTCCGCGATGTCCCCAGCCAGATCGATGCTAGTTCGGTCCGGTTCGAGGTGCTCAAATCCGGCTCCAGTGTCACGATTCTCGAACAGAATTATGCCTACGACCTGGTCAGCCCGGACCAGATGTATAACAAGTACATCGACAAGGAGATCGAGCTGATCGACAAGGAAGGGAAGCTGTACACGGGTACCCTTCTGGCCAGTTCCGGCGGAGCCGTGACTCTTCGCAACAAGGAGGGCAAAGTCAAGATTGTCCTTCTCGGGAATGTTACCGAGGTCAACTTCCCCGCGCTTCCCGAGGGGCTGATCACTCGTCCGACGCTGTTCTGGAAATACCAGTCCAACACCGAAGGCGCCATTCCGTGCCGGGTCGGGTACCAGACCTCCGGCCTCAACTGGAGCGCCGAGTACGTGGGAGTACTGGACAAGACGGAGACAAAGCTCGGTCTTTCGGGGTGGTCCTCCATTACCAATAACTCCGGCAAGACATACACCGATGCCAAACTTCGCCTGATTGCCGGGGATATCAGTCGGATCCGGCCGGAACGAGAGTTTAGAATGCTAACGTCCAAGGCGGCCCCGATGGCCGATGGCGCGGCCGGTTTCGAGGAAAAGGCATTCTTCGAGTACCACATGTATACACTCCCCCGAAAAGCCACCGTCTCCGATCGGGAGATCAAGCAGATCGCTCTCTTTGAACCGGCTACGGCCACCGTTCAGAAAGAATATCTGTTTCAACCGGAACAGAATCCGGATCAGGTGAAAGTGGCGGTTAAGTTCAAGAACTCGCAGCAAGCCGGGCTTGGCATGCCGTTGCCGGGTGGGCGGGTTCGGGTTTTCAAGGCCGATGATGACGGTTCCCTGGTTCTGCTTGGCGAGGATCAGATTGACCATACCCCCAAGGACGAGGAATTGGATGTGAAGGTTGGCTATGCGTTCGATATCTCCGCCGAGGAGCGTCTGGTCAACCAAACTCGCGCCTCATCCACGGTCGAGGACCGGGATTACGAGGACGAACTGCGCAACCACAAGAGTGAAGCGGTAAATATCAAAGTAGAAAAGAAGCTCTGGGGGATATGGGAAGTCACCAAAGCGAACTTCGAATACAAAAAGAAAGACGCCCAGACCCTTGTTTTCAGCGTGCCGGTGAAACCTAATGACACGACGATAGTTAGATACTCGGTTCGGTTCACCAACCGATAA